CAACGACTACTTCCGGAGGCGCCGCCTCGAGCGAGGATCAAACGCTCACGACCTATGCCGATTCGGAGGGACCTTCGATCGAACAGGTGGAAGTCGCGTCGGTCGGTCCGACGAGCGCGACGATCCGCTGGAAGACCGATGAGGCATCGATCGGCCGCATCGAGTACGGGCTTACTCCCTCATACGGCTCCTTCTCTTCCTCGGGCGCGCTCTACGCGTACCAGCACGAACGAACGCTCGAAGGACTCGCGCCGGGATCGCTCTTTCATTTCCGCATCCGATCGAGCGACCCGTGGGGGAACGAGTCAAGCTCGGAGAACCACACGTTCGCCACGCTCGCGCTAGGCGATCACGAGGCCCCGATCATCACCGCTCTACACATCGAGGAGACGACGGAGACGTGCGGGACGATTGTCTGGGAAACGAGCGAACCGGCCGACGCGCAGATCGAGTACGGCCTCGCGCTTCCGTACGCGCTCGCGACCCCTCTCGCCGAAGCGCTCGAGACCAGCCATCGTCTCACGTTCTGCGGGCTTCTTCCCGGGACGACGTACCACTTCCGCGTCCTCTCGAGGGACGCGTCCGGAAACCTAGCCGCTTCGGGAGACGCGCTCCTCACCACGCTCGAGGGAGAAGAGCCGCCCCTTCCCTTGATTCAGGATGTTCGTCTGGAGGATCGTTCCTCAACCGGCCTCACGGTCGTCTGGGAGACGGACCGGCCTGCGATCGGGCAAGTCGAGTACGGCCCGGGTCCTTCCTTCGGCTCGTTCAGCGCCCCGGAGAACTCCGCGCGCGAGGAGCACGAGGTTCGCATCGAGGGGCTCGTCCCCGGCATCGTCTTCCATTTCAGGGTTCTCTCGTGGGTCACGGGGGGACCGACCGCGTTCTCCCAGCCGGACTCGTTCCTTCTCGCTCCGGACGTCGACCTCGAGCCGCCGGTGATCTCCGGGGTCGAGGTCGCCGTGGTCACGGATTCCTCGGCGGAAATCGTGTGGACGACGGACGAGCCGGCGGACGGACGGGTCGAGTACGGCGCAGGGGCCGCTTACGACCGGACGACGGCGCTCGACACGGCCCGCACGACGACTCATCGCGCGCGCCTCGAGGGTCTTCTCCCGGCGACGACCTATCGCTTCCGCGTGCTCAGCGCGGACCGCGCCGGAAACCTCGCGTATTCGATAGGCGAAGCGTTCAGCACGGAAGGTTCGATCGACGCGACCGCCCCGCAGATCGAGGGGTTCGCGGTCCAGGAACTCGGGGGCGGCTCGATCCGCGCGACCTGGAGCAGCGACGAGCCGGCGCGCGGGTTCATCCGCTATGGGCTCGACTCGACCCTCACACTCTCGACCGCGCCGGCTGCCGGGTTCTCAGTCCTCCATCAGGCCGACGTGCACGGGCTCGCGGCGGGGTCGCGCTTCTTCTTCCAGGCGGCGGGAACGGACGCCGCCGGAAATGAGGGGCGTTCGTCGATCGTCGCGCTCCTCGTCGGCGCCGTGGCGGACACCATCCCCCCGAGCATCGCCGGGGAGCTTCATGTGCGCGCCGGAATCCGCGACGCGGTCGTTCTCTGGGCGACCGAGGAGCCGACGAACAGTCGTGTCGAGTACGGGCCGGACACGACGCTTGGACATTCGGCCGAGGAGGAAGGCTATCATCTGACCCATGCGTTCACGCTCACGGGCCTCGAGCCGGACGCGATCTACCATTTCCGCATCGCTTCACGCGACGCCGCGGGAAACCTCTCGTCGTGGGGGGGGCGCACCTTCGCGACCCTCGCCGACACGGCGGCCGTCCCGCCCGTCGTTCTCTCGTGGAGGCTTGTGGAGGCGGCCTCGTCGCACGCCGTGATCGAGTGGTCGACCGATCGGCTCTCGATCGGGCAGATCGAGTACGGGACCGGAGGCGTTTTGACGCGCGCGACGCCGTTCTCCCGCTCCTTCGCGACCTCGCATCGGGACACGCTTCGGAACCTCCAGGCATCGACCGTTTATATCTATCGCATCCGCGGGCTCTCGCCGGAAGGGCTCTTCTTTTCCGCCCCCGCGGACAGCTTCCGGACGGGCGAGGATTCCTCGCCGCCTCCGCCGCCGGCCTTCCGAACGGCGGTCGAGATGGACGGGGAGATTCGGCTCTTCTGGGAGGCGGACTCGAGCGAGACGCCGCACACGGTCGTCCTACATCGCCGCTTTCTCCCCGGAGGGGAGTGGACGACCGTATGGGTCGCGGCGGGGAAGGACACGCTCTTCGTCGATGTCCTCCCGGCGGATCTCGGAAGCTACCGAAAGGCGGAGTACTACCTCGAGGCGTTCGACGCGTACGGGAACCGCTCGACCGGGGAGTCGATCGAGGTGGAGCTCCCCGCTCCTCCGGCGCCGAGCCTCGAGGCGTCTCGGCTCCTTCCGAATCGCCCGAACCCGTTCAACCCGACGACCGTGATCCCGTTCGAGATCTCCGCGACGCCGGGCGCCTCGCATCGGGTTCGCATCGCGGTCTACAACGCGGCGGGAGAGATGGTCCGGCTTCTTCTCGACGAGACGTTTCCCGCGGGGACGAGGGGCGAGGTCCTCTGGGACGGGTCCGACTACCGAGGCCGCCCGGTCGCGAGCGGCCTCTATTACTGCCGCTTCGATGCGGGTGCCTACCGCGACACGCGCCGCATGACGCTGATTCGCTGATCCGCTCTCCCGGGCGGTCGGTACCCTCCCCGTGCGCGCCGTTCCCTTCCCCGTGCTATCCTCCCGAGAGAATGATGAGACCTCAACGAGGGGGAGGTTTCCGTGTCGGGTTTTCCAGTTCGGCGGCGAGCCTTCGCGCTTCTCTTTGCATGCCTGATTCGTGCGCTCCCGAGCGCCGCCGGCGTCGACGAAGGTCCGCCGACCCGCGCGGCCCCGACCGGGCTCACGAACGCCCGCCTCCTCCACGACGACCGCGACGGGGGCTGCACGGGTTTCCTCTGGTCTCCGGACGGCCGCTGGCTGGCGATCGGAGCCACGGGCCGCGGAGTCGTTCTCCTCCGCCCCGGCGAGGAGGACACGACCTATACCTTTCCGGCCGGGTGGGTCGGTCCCTATCGGATGTGCTGGTCGATCGACGGCCGGAGCCTCTACTACTCCGAGGATCTTCCCCGAGAGGCTTCCCGTTGGCGTCGCCTCTACCGCATCATGAAGATCGTGCCCGGGTCGTTGAGCCAGAGCTGTTTCGTCGATTCGCTTCCGTGGCCGGCGAGGCCGCACGCCGTTCCCGGAGGGATCGGGTTCTCCGACACGCACGGGGAGCACCCTCTCTTCCTCTACGAATCAGGAACACCCCTCGAAGAGACCGAGTCGCTCTTCTTCGTGCAAACCTGTTGGCGCGACGAGTGGGGATCGACCCTGGATGTGTACCTCGTGCGTTCCTCCGGTCGCACGCCCCTCCTGCAGGAAGAGGGGGGAAGACACCGCCTGCTCCAGGCGGTCTCTCCGGCCTGCGACCGGGCAATCGTGATGGGCACGCCCGGCCTCCTCGTCGCAGATCTGGACGACGGGGAGGCGAGGGTGTACGCGGAGGGTTACACGTGCGATTTCGCGCAGTGGCATCCGGAGGGGGACTGGGTCTTCTTCTGCCACACGACCGACGACGGACACCGGATCCTGACGTCCGACATCTACGCCGTGTCGACGGCGACCGGTTCGGTGCGCCGCCTCACGGACACCCCGGCCATCGAGGAGAGGGTCGCGGTCTCTCCGGACGGACGGAACATGGTCTTCCGGGCGACGCCGGGGGCATGGATCGCGGAGATCGTGTACGACTCGACCGGGACCGGGGAGGGGACGAACGTCCGCCCGGGCCGCGAACCGCGCGCGGAGACACACGAGGAGAACGACGAGTGAGCCGTGCAGGATTCGAACCTGCGACTTCCTGCTTAAAAGGCAGGTGCTCTACCGACTGAGCTAACGGCCCACGTGGTTGTCAGTCCATCGGATAGCCTGATTCTCGTCGATCGCATTCTAGCCTTCCTGCTACGGATTTGCTACAGTTTTTCCCGCCGAACCGCCCGTACCCCAGAGCCGTTCTGCTTCCGACCGCACCATCTGCTCGGAGAAGCGGGCGTATCTCTGGGTCGTCGTCACGGACTTGTGGCCGAGGATTTCCTGCACCGCCTCCAGCCTCCAACCCTCGCGAAGCATCATCATCGCCGCCGAATGACGAAGCATGTGGATATGGAACCTCCGAACCCCTGAGCGACGCCGAACGGTCCGCGTGAACGATCCTTTGCTCTTCGCCGAGAAGGGGACGAGCGGCCCGATTCGTGCACGGATCTCCGATGCGATCTCGGGCCGCAGCGGAATCCGTCGCACGTCACCCGTCTTGCCGATCTCCACCTCGATCATTCCGTTCCGCACGTGCTTCCTCTCCACCTTGACGAGGTCTCCCCAGCGGAGTGCTGTGGCAAGACCGAGCCGAACCACGAACCCGTGCGGGTCGGCGATCGCCACGAGGGCATCCGTCTCCTCCTCGCTCAATGCGTCGGGAAGCCGAATCGGGATGCGGGGAAGGAGTCGCCTCGGCATCGGGGAAACGGACAAGTACCCCGCATCGACCGCCCAGTTGAACATGCACCGAACATCGGAGAGAACGTGCCGCACCGT
This genomic stretch from Candidatus Eisenbacteria bacterium harbors:
- a CDS encoding tyrosine-type recombinase/integrase, with product MPKLPRGLKRRSNGTFFMRDCRNGKDRWISFGKDRVEACRRYREFLKKRDGFPQRSDLLIEQLALRWLETYVPTARNQASGRLAASWVWKYLVPFFGAKRAERINDDDLRSYRLWLEKMPARGGKCLSPETVRHVLSDVRCMFNWAVDAGYLSVSPMPRRLLPRIPIRLPDALSEEETDALVAIADPHGFVVRLGLATALRWGDLVKVERKHVRNGMIEVEIGKTGDVRRIPLRPEIASEIRARIGPLVPFSAKSKGSFTRTVRRRSGVRRFHIHMLRHSAAMMMLREGWRLEAVQEILGHKSVTTTQRYARFSEQMVRSEAERLWGTGGSAGKTVANP
- a CDS encoding fibronectin type III domain-containing protein, which produces MLAAVLLCVAGATRAADVELRWTAPGDNGSSGTAAGYDLRFRSIPPGADTLSWWNAASEVQGEPAPGPAGTAQSVVVGGLTPGASLTFLLRTFDEVQNLSPFSNILHITVPEVSDPGDPPPTLPLEIRNVRVDSIGTKAALLRWETEPGAFAFVRYGPSTSYAWATNPGRDTTRTHSAHLSGLAEGSTVHFQIVAYVAGARDSTEDSSFVLRSVPPARIRDLAAAQGPSFGEARLTWTAVGDDSLAGQASSYDLRWSRSAISEASWGQATRLATFAPLPSGSPENRVFGWLPAGETCYFALRAVDQAGNESALSNLASVALAADTAAPILSNIHVQNITPNSARISWSTNEAADSEVRYGKTAAYELGSVGESARVTTHLLTLSGLNPTTVYHFQVRSADAAGNLAVSDDRTFQTGTQVPSEDPVLFGLALAALSDTDAVVVFSTNIPAFGWIDFGLDTTYGTTVAGAEETTDHSLRLAPLTPGETYHFRPRATTTSGGAASSEDQTLTTYADSEGPSIEQVEVASVGPTSATIRWKTDEASIGRIEYGLTPSYGSFSSSGALYAYQHERTLEGLAPGSLFHFRIRSSDPWGNESSSENHTFATLALGDHEAPIITALHIEETTETCGTIVWETSEPADAQIEYGLALPYALATPLAEALETSHRLTFCGLLPGTTYHFRVLSRDASGNLAASGDALLTTLEGEEPPLPLIQDVRLEDRSSTGLTVVWETDRPAIGQVEYGPGPSFGSFSAPENSAREEHEVRIEGLVPGIVFHFRVLSWVTGGPTAFSQPDSFLLAPDVDLEPPVISGVEVAVVTDSSAEIVWTTDEPADGRVEYGAGAAYDRTTALDTARTTTHRARLEGLLPATTYRFRVLSADRAGNLAYSIGEAFSTEGSIDATAPQIEGFAVQELGGGSIRATWSSDEPARGFIRYGLDSTLTLSTAPAAGFSVLHQADVHGLAAGSRFFFQAAGTDAAGNEGRSSIVALLVGAVADTIPPSIAGELHVRAGIRDAVVLWATEEPTNSRVEYGPDTTLGHSAEEEGYHLTHAFTLTGLEPDAIYHFRIASRDAAGNLSSWGGRTFATLADTAAVPPVVLSWRLVEAASSHAVIEWSTDRLSIGQIEYGTGGVLTRATPFSRSFATSHRDTLRNLQASTVYIYRIRGLSPEGLFFSAPADSFRTGEDSSPPPPPAFRTAVEMDGEIRLFWEADSSETPHTVVLHRRFLPGGEWTTVWVAAGKDTLFVDVLPADLGSYRKAEYYLEAFDAYGNRSTGESIEVELPAPPAPSLEASRLLPNRPNPFNPTTVIPFEISATPGASHRVRIAVYNAAGEMVRLLLDETFPAGTRGEVLWDGSDYRGRPVASGLYYCRFDAGAYRDTRRMTLIR
- a CDS encoding PD40 domain-containing protein; the protein is MSGFPVRRRAFALLFACLIRALPSAAGVDEGPPTRAAPTGLTNARLLHDDRDGGCTGFLWSPDGRWLAIGATGRGVVLLRPGEEDTTYTFPAGWVGPYRMCWSIDGRSLYYSEDLPREASRWRRLYRIMKIVPGSLSQSCFVDSLPWPARPHAVPGGIGFSDTHGEHPLFLYESGTPLEETESLFFVQTCWRDEWGSTLDVYLVRSSGRTPLLQEEGGRHRLLQAVSPACDRAIVMGTPGLLVADLDDGEARVYAEGYTCDFAQWHPEGDWVFFCHTTDDGHRILTSDIYAVSTATGSVRRLTDTPAIEERVAVSPDGRNMVFRATPGAWIAEIVYDSTGTGEGTNVRPGREPRAETHEENDE